The following are encoded together in the Macadamia integrifolia cultivar HAES 741 chromosome 10, SCU_Mint_v3, whole genome shotgun sequence genome:
- the LOC122091101 gene encoding protein BREAKING OF ASYMMETRY IN THE STOMATAL LINEAGE, which produces MCTPWTIARLIRWRIGDWASCLFACKLPSDDEPDTFHPSLPHAPSETRLSEAKQDETRIYVIKPGRLSKRKSKKHTLVPVSIPTEDSEQTNNKKSSHYPTFKEEDYIVFCFKEDGTFEVVKEEKSESAHHVKYRTEPSRAVFNRKLVYGEDTETDTETDTDTDSKYDNEDMSNTDGIDFDFTNEKSYTFNDDEEGEDEESIYFDSEAPHPGIRTEAHDADSGTNSQKSSYSTSTQSQSSSSTGSFAFPVLRCEWNGSPIKMPKPEGLHLRKQKLLRMGLQCCKF; this is translated from the exons ATGTGCACCCCATGGACAATAGCAAGGCTAATCAGATGGCGAATAGGGGATTGGGCATCATGTCTCTTTGCTTGCAAGCTCCCTTCAG ATGACGAACCAGATACATTCCATCCATCCTTACCTCATGCACCAAGTGAAACCAGGCTCTCCGAAGCAAAACAAGATGAGACCAGAATCTATGTGATCAAACCGGGAAGGCTGTCAAAACGCAAGTCCAAAAAACATACATTAGTCCCTGTTTCAATCCCTACTGAAGATTCTGAACAGACAAATAATAAGAAAAGTTCGCACTACCCAACCTTCAAAGAGGAAGACTACATTGTCTTCTGCTTCAAAGAGGACGGTACCTTCGAAGTTGTTAAGGAAGAGAAATCAGAATCAGCTCATCATGTCAAATATAGGACCGAACCATCCAGGGCTGTCTTCAACCGAAAG CTTGTTTATGGGGAAGATACAGAAACAGATACAGAAACAGATACAGATACAGATAGCAAATACGACAATGAAGATATGTCAAATACGGAtggaattgattttgattttacaaaTGAAAAGTCTTATACTTTcaatgatgatgaagag GGTGAAGATGAAGAGAGCATTTATTTTGATTCTGAGGCCCCACATCCAGGGATCAGAACAGAAGCCCATGATGCTGATTCAGGAACAAATTCACAAAAATCAAGCTACTCCACCTCTACTCAGTCGCAGAGCAGCAGCAGTACAGGTTCATTTGCCTTCCCTGT ATTGCGTTGCGAGTGGAATGGCAGTCCCATAAAAATGCCAAAACCAGAAGGCCTGCATTTGAGAAAGCAAAAACTACTGCGCATGGGCCTTCAATGTTGTAAATTCTGA
- the LOC122090712 gene encoding 60S ribosomal protein L7a-2-like, which produces MAPKRGVKAPVAAKKKPEKVVNPLFEKRPKQFGIGGALPPKRDLHRFVKWPKVVRIQRQRRILKQRLKVPPAVNQFTKTLDKNLATNMFKMLLKYRPEDKAAKKERLLKRAQAEAEGKTVESKKPIVVKYGLNHITYLIEQNKAQLVVIAHDVDPIELVVWLPALCRKMEIPYAIVKGKARLGAIVHKKTATALCLTSVKNEDKLEFSRIVEAIKANFNDKFDEHRKKWGGGIMGSKSLAKTRAKERLIAKEAAQRMT; this is translated from the exons ATG GCCCCCAAAAGAGGTGTAAAGGCCCCAGTAGCAGCCAAGAAGAAGCCT GAAAAGGTTGTTAATCCTTTGTTTGAGAAGCGACCAAAGCAGTTTGGGATTGGGGGAGCTTTACCACCAAAAAGGGATTTGCATAGATTTGTCAAATGGCCAAAGGTTGTTCGCATTCAGAGACAACGGAGGATTCTGAAGCAACGTTTGAAGGTTCCACCTGCAGTAAACCAATTCACAAAAACACTTGACAAGAACCTTG CTACAAACATGTTTAAGATGCTGCTCAAGTATAGACCAGAGGATAAGGCTGCTAAGAAGGAAAGGCTTCTTAAAAGGGCACAAGCTGAAGCTGAGGGGAAGACCGTAGAGTCAAAAAAGCCAATTGTTGTCAAATATGGTCTTAATCACATTACTTACCTCATTGAACAG AACAAGGCTCAGTTGGTGGTTATTGCTCATGATGTTGATCCCATTGAGCTTGTCGTGTGGCTGCCTGCTTTGTGCCGGAAAATGGAGATCCCATATGCAATTGTGAAGGGGAAGGCTCGTCTTGGAGCG ATTGTGCACAAAAAGACTGCTACAGCTTTGTGTTTGACATCTGTGAAAAACGAAGATAAGTTGGAGTTCAGCAGGATTGTGGAAGCAATAAAG GCAAACTTCAATGATAAATTCGACGAGCACCGCAAGAAGTGGGGTGGTGGCATCATGGGTTCCAAGTCTTTGGCCAAGACCAGAGCAAAGGAGAGACTCATAGCCAAGGAAGCGGCACAAAGGATGACTTAA
- the LOC122091100 gene encoding dirigent protein 23-like — protein MAMLFLFLVFPVVVSSSTSEAQKQNVTNIQFYMHDVVGGSNPTAVRVASRSANVTGLESSDPIAAMFGSTFVMDNPLTVTPDPNSTLIGRAQGIYAMASQKDEFSLLMTLTYGFTTGQYNGSSFSVIGRNPVMRKVREMPIVGGTGIFRFARGYCSAQTHSTSGMDAVIGYNVTILMH, from the coding sequence ATGGCtatgttgtttctgtttcttgtcTTTCCAGTTGTTGTGTCCTCGAGCACCAGTGAAGCCCAAAAGCAAAATGTCACCAACATCCAGTTCTACATGCATGATGTTGTTGGCGGATCTAATCCAACCGCTGTTCGGGTGGCTAGTCGATCCGCCAACGTCACAGGTTTAGAGTCTTCAGACCCAATTGCAGCTATGTTTGGATCAACTTTTGTGATGGATAATCCACTCACAGTTACTCCTGATCCAAATTCAACTCTAATTGGGCGTGCACAAGGGATCTATGCCATGGCATCACAGAAAGATGAGTTCAGTCTATTGATGACACTAACGTACGGGTTTACTACTGGACAATATAATGGCAGCTCGTTTAGTGTAATTGGCCGGAATCCAGTGATGAGGAAAGTGAGAGAGATGCCAATTGTTGGAGGGACTGGGATTTTCCGGTTTGCACGTGGATACTGCTCGGCGCAGACACATTCAACCAGTGGAATGGATGCAGTAATCGGATACAATGTGACCATATTGATGCACTAG